The following are encoded in a window of Pseudalgibacter alginicilyticus genomic DNA:
- a CDS encoding gliding motility-associated C-terminal domain-containing protein, with protein MKNFLRIKIAVFVLFCFSQIVNAQMIIGKPSLGFTQACASPSFNTYYVTFTFSEAELGVSNQFILELSDETGSFSNPTTVFSSTTGSVTASPATLSFELPDTASGEAYKIRVKSTDPIALSGNSNGFPAYYKIQDSPFSINNLIETGVYCSGGSYLLTIDNPGDDMNDSPLQYPALTFNWYKETSPTTSVFVASGNSLSVDEPGTYFAETNYGTCTSNSFSNRVTISQATSGTVTTEITSSLGNPFCPSDGATVLSVGAGNGFQWFKDGAEISGATTQTYETNVSGIYSVNIDLGGCSASASIDLRNIDFMSEVDVPEINYVEEGESLVVTVTTDAINPEFEWFYNENTISGEITNSYEATQAGNYSVVVSQTTGCLASVEHIFSVSEQFPNVNNIPNFISPNGDSKNEKWIIPQEYVSGTNTEITIFDYRGNIVFKTDNYQNNWPESTLDFKDVNPVYYYIITTQDQKTKKGSITVIK; from the coding sequence ATGAAGAATTTTTTACGTATTAAAATTGCTGTTTTTGTTCTGTTTTGTTTCTCTCAAATTGTTAATGCTCAAATGATTATAGGGAAGCCTAGTTTGGGTTTTACGCAAGCTTGTGCAAGTCCTTCATTTAATACATATTATGTAACATTCACTTTTTCAGAAGCAGAATTAGGTGTTTCAAATCAGTTTATTTTAGAGCTTTCTGATGAAACAGGAAGTTTTTCAAATCCTACAACAGTATTTAGTTCAACAACAGGAAGTGTAACGGCTTCTCCTGCAACTTTAAGTTTTGAATTACCAGATACCGCATCTGGTGAGGCTTATAAAATTAGAGTTAAAAGTACAGATCCAATAGCTTTAAGTGGAAATTCTAATGGGTTTCCGGCTTATTATAAAATTCAGGATTCGCCATTTTCAATCAATAATTTAATAGAAACAGGGGTTTATTGTTCAGGAGGAAGTTATTTGTTAACAATTGATAACCCTGGTGATGATATGAATGATTCGCCATTACAATATCCAGCTCTTACATTTAATTGGTATAAAGAAACAAGTCCAACCACTTCTGTTTTTGTTGCCTCAGGAAATAGTTTATCTGTAGATGAGCCAGGAACTTATTTTGCAGAAACCAACTACGGTACCTGTACATCCAATTCTTTTTCAAATAGAGTAACTATTAGCCAAGCAACTTCGGGAACCGTAACAACAGAAATTACCTCTAGTTTAGGAAATCCTTTTTGCCCTAGTGATGGAGCGACTGTATTGAGTGTGGGTGCTGGTAATGGTTTTCAATGGTTCAAAGATGGAGCTGAAATTTCTGGAGCTACAACTCAAACATATGAAACGAATGTGTCTGGAATTTATTCAGTAAATATAGATTTAGGAGGTTGTTCAGCTAGTGCAAGTATAGATTTAAGAAATATAGATTTTATGAGCGAGGTGGATGTGCCTGAGATTAATTATGTAGAGGAAGGTGAGTCTTTGGTTGTTACGGTTACTACAGATGCTATTAATCCAGAGTTTGAATGGTTTTATAATGAAAATACCATTTCGGGAGAGATTACTAACAGTTATGAAGCCACACAGGCAGGAAATTATAGCGTAGTTGTCTCTCAAACAACAGGTTGTTTAGCATCTGTTGAACATATTTTTAGTGTTAGTGAGCAATTTCCAAATGTAAATAATATACCCAATTTTATAAGTCCAAATGGTGATTCTAAAAATGAGAAATGGATAATTCCACAAGAATATGTAAGTGGAACAAATACAGAAATTACAATATTTGATTATAGAGGTAACATCGTTTTTAAAACTGATAATTATCAAAATAATTGGCCAGAAAGCACCTTGGATTTTAAAGATGTAAATCCTGTTTATTATTACATCATTACAACTCAAGATCAAAAAACAAAAAAAGGATCAATAACGGTTATAAAATAA
- a CDS encoding PorP/SprF family type IX secretion system membrane protein, with the protein MLKNILHIALVFCFVQVSFSQEDGVVALNLPVRNSLKFNQYVVNPTFSFVRQQNKYISFSNKREWMQFDDAPQTYLFSYSGRFKENSGMGVGFFQQNYGVLTTFGGVLNYAYNAVLNRDSNLTFGMNLAFYQSGLNTGRLIGDVSDASLDNTPTNSIITVNPGINYGTGFFDFGVSLNNIVSYNLKTSKMLEDNPEQSIQGHIMYTGYVDSRGFFDESKFSSLVRSEFKNDITVISGIVMLTVPKGIWAQAGYNTLYGFSAGVGFNISSQIALEYNYEKSIDAFSNFGSSHDITLAYKFKNKYRYDYSGDDDEEAFIIPKKKTNRAVAKRKVTNTGNVDRQAIAEAKIRARAEAEEKAKAKAADRAKLVEAVKAEREALVQEKVQVASVPETEAAIEIEEDNQAKLEEAARLKAEEEEARLKAEEANRVRLAEEAKAKLEEEAQQLAAAKAAEEAQAKLAEAARLKAEEEARLKAEEANRLRLAEEAKAKLEEEAQQLAAAKAAEEAQAKLAESERVKTEEVSNSVVPEPIDAASRAMSDLAKSTEDSRIIQQELIERLTESVAIKEQDLKDLKEENDLSEQGIFSAPKAFKSVTAENAALESLKEEIDNVLESQGTQIAELEKLYNARIKELPNKNDEINAYYLKTIEELKADQSEVIRIKQNLVSELESIKIATDFERKRRIKRAAYDNEQDRYVKDRAALKQIQEFTPQSSEPLSVEDFDFGEEQNKNIQILKDVKNVENGYYLVLAVHSDVAKRDEFLTKAVSLGQTNIDFFYDVNTSKYFIYYNKFNDVEAARQAMESKESAPYNDRMSMVKIEN; encoded by the coding sequence ATGCTGAAAAACATACTACATATAGCATTGGTTTTCTGTTTTGTACAGGTGTCTTTTTCACAAGAGGATGGTGTTGTTGCCCTTAATCTACCTGTCAGAAATTCTTTAAAATTTAATCAATATGTAGTTAATCCTACCTTTAGTTTTGTAAGACAGCAAAATAAATACATCAGTTTTTCTAATAAAAGAGAGTGGATGCAGTTTGATGATGCACCACAAACATATCTGTTCAGTTATTCTGGTAGATTTAAAGAAAACTCAGGAATGGGAGTTGGTTTTTTTCAGCAAAATTACGGTGTACTAACAACCTTTGGAGGTGTACTAAACTATGCCTATAATGCAGTCTTGAACCGAGATAGTAATTTAACTTTTGGTATGAATTTAGCTTTTTATCAAAGTGGTTTGAATACAGGTAGGTTAATTGGAGATGTGTCAGATGCTTCTTTAGATAATACCCCTACTAATTCTATAATTACAGTTAACCCTGGTATTAATTATGGTACTGGTTTTTTTGACTTTGGGGTGTCTTTAAATAACATAGTCTCATATAATTTAAAAACATCAAAGATGCTTGAGGACAATCCGGAGCAAAGTATTCAAGGACATATTATGTATACGGGGTATGTTGATAGCCGAGGTTTTTTTGATGAAAGTAAGTTTTCAAGCTTAGTTAGATCGGAATTTAAAAATGATATAACTGTTATTTCTGGAATAGTAATGTTAACGGTTCCTAAAGGTATTTGGGCACAAGCAGGATATAATACGCTTTATGGATTTTCAGCTGGAGTAGGTTTTAATATAAGCTCCCAAATTGCTTTAGAATATAATTATGAAAAAAGTATAGATGCTTTTTCTAATTTCGGGAGTTCTCATGATATTACATTAGCCTATAAATTTAAAAATAAATACAGATATGATTACAGTGGAGATGATGATGAGGAAGCTTTTATTATTCCTAAGAAAAAGACAAACCGCGCAGTAGCTAAAAGAAAGGTAACTAATACTGGAAATGTAGATAGACAAGCTATAGCTGAGGCAAAAATTAGAGCCAGAGCTGAAGCGGAAGAAAAAGCAAAAGCCAAGGCGGCTGATAGAGCTAAGTTGGTAGAGGCGGTAAAAGCAGAAAGAGAGGCCTTAGTTCAGGAGAAAGTGCAAGTAGCATCAGTTCCTGAAACAGAAGCAGCTATTGAGATTGAAGAAGATAATCAAGCCAAATTAGAAGAAGCAGCAAGGTTAAAGGCAGAAGAAGAAGAAGCAAGATTAAAAGCTGAAGAAGCAAATAGAGTGCGATTGGCAGAGGAGGCTAAGGCTAAGCTAGAAGAAGAAGCTCAACAATTAGCGGCAGCAAAAGCAGCCGAGGAAGCGCAAGCTAAGTTAGCAGAAGCAGCAAGGTTAAAGGCAGAAGAAGAAGCAAGATTAAAAGCTGAAGAAGCAAATAGATTACGATTGGCTGAAGAGGCTAAGGCTAAGTTAGAAGAAGAAGCTCAACAATTGGCAGCAGCAAAAGCAGCTGAGGAAGCGCAAGCTAAATTAGCAGAGTCAGAAAGAGTTAAAACAGAAGAGGTGTCTAATAGTGTGGTTCCTGAGCCCATTGATGCAGCATCAAGAGCTATGAGTGATTTAGCAAAATCCACTGAAGATTCAAGAATAATTCAGCAGGAATTGATAGAAAGATTGACGGAATCTGTTGCTATAAAAGAACAAGATCTTAAAGATTTAAAAGAAGAAAATGATTTGAGCGAACAGGGTATTTTTAGTGCGCCAAAAGCATTTAAAAGTGTTACAGCAGAAAATGCAGCATTGGAGTCTTTAAAAGAAGAAATTGATAACGTTTTAGAATCTCAAGGTACCCAGATAGCAGAGTTAGAAAAATTATACAATGCTAGAATCAAGGAGTTGCCAAATAAAAATGACGAAATAAACGCTTATTATTTAAAAACAATTGAAGAGTTAAAAGCAGATCAGTCTGAAGTAATTAGGATAAAACAAAACTTAGTTTCAGAGTTAGAAAGTATCAAAATTGCAACTGATTTTGAAAGAAAACGACGTATAAAACGTGCTGCATATGATAATGAGCAAGACCGCTATGTGAAGGATAGAGCAGCTTTAAAGCAAATACAAGAGTTTACTCCACAGAGCTCTGAGCCATTAAGTGTTGAAGATTTTGATTTTGGAGAAGAACAAAATAAAAACATTCAAATTTTAAAGGATGTTAAAAATGTTGAAAACGGCTATTATTTAGTTTTAGCGGTGCATAGTGATGTTGCTAAAAGAGATGAGTTTTTAACCAAAGCAGTATCTCTTGGTCAGACTAATATAGACTTCTTTTATGATGTAAATACAAGTAAGTATTTCATTTACTACAATAAATTTAATGATGTAGAAGCTGCTAGACAAGCAATGGAATCTAAGGAGAGTGCCCCATATAACGATAGGATGTCTATGGTTAAAATAGAAAATTAA